The following DNA comes from Kitasatospora sp. NBC_01287.
CTCCGCCAGCGCGCGAGCCCGTTCGGGGCTGCGGTTCCAGACCACCACCCGGTGGCCGTGCTTGAGCAGGTTCTCCACCATGCCCCGGCCCATGATGCCCAGGCCCACCACTGCGACGTCCGCCATCTCGACTCCCCTGCCGGTCAGTTCGTATCCACCGCGATCATCCATGATCGCACTCGAGCGGAACTCGACCGCGCCGCCCCCACCTCCGGCCCCGGCCCCGGCCCCGGCGGGCCACCGGAAAACCAGCCGACAGCGGAGCAGGCCGGATGGCAGGCTCGCCCCCATGCTGCTCTTGACCCCTCGCCTGCGACTGCGCCGCTTCGCCCCGGCCGATGCCCCCGCCCTCGCCGCCTACCGATCCGAACCCGCCATCGCGCGCTACCAGGGCTGGACCGCGCCGGTGCCCGCCGCCGAGGCCGACGCGCTGGTGCGGGACTTCGCCGCGGGCGACCCGGCGCGAGCCGGCTGGTGCCAGTACGCGCTGGAGCTCACCGCGAGCGGCGAGCTGGTCGGCGACCTGGGCGTGTGCCTGCACGAGAACCTGCGGCAGGCCGAGCTCGGCTTCACCCTCGCGCCCGAGCACCAGGGGCACGGCTACGCGACGGAGGCGGTCCGCGCGGTGCTGCGCGACCTGTTCGAGCGGCGCGGGCTGCACCGGGTCTCGGCGGAGTGCGACGCGCGCAACCACGACTCCGCCCGTCTGCTGGAGCGGGTGGGGTTCCAGCTGGAGGGGCGGCGTCCGGAGCACACCTGGCTCAAGGGCGAGTGGACCGATGACCTGCTCTTCGGCCTGCTCGCCGAGCGCTGGGCGCGCCTGGCGGC
Coding sequences within:
- a CDS encoding GNAT family N-acetyltransferase, which produces MLLLTPRLRLRRFAPADAPALAAYRSEPAIARYQGWTAPVPAAEADALVRDFAAGDPARAGWCQYALELTASGELVGDLGVCLHENLRQAELGFTLAPEHQGHGYATEAVRAVLRDLFERRGLHRVSAECDARNHDSARLLERVGFQLEGRRPEHTWLKGEWTDDLLFGLLAERWARLAAGQ